Proteins from a genomic interval of Hippocampus zosterae strain Florida chromosome 14, ASM2543408v3, whole genome shotgun sequence:
- the vps39 gene encoding vam6/Vps39-like protein isoform X2 has protein sequence MHDAYEPVPILEKLPLQIDCMAAWEDWLLVGTKPGHLLLYRIKKDPATNLFEVTLEKSNKNFSKKIQQLYVVSQYKILVSLLENNIHVHDLLTFQQITVVSKAKGATLFVCDLQQSSSGEETLRMCVAVKKKLQMYYWKDREFHELQGEFGAPDIPKSMAWCENSICVGFKRDYYLIRMDGRGTIKELFPTGKQLEPLVTPLADGKVAVGQDHLTVVLNEEGICTQKCALNWTDIPIAMEHQPPYIIAVLPRYVEIRTLEPRLLVQSVELQRPRFITSAGPDVVYVASNHFVWRLVPVSIATQIRQLLEDKQFELALQLAMKDDSDGDKKQQIHHIQNLYAFNLFCQKRFDDSMQVFAKLGTDPTHVIGLYPDLLPSDYRRQLHYPNPLPALSGVELEKAHLALIDYLTQKRSHLVKQLNDSDPSTTSPLMEGTPTIKSRKKLLQIIDTTLLKCYLHTNVALVSPLLRLENNHCHIEESEYVLKKAHKYSELIILYEKKGLHQKALQVLLDQSTKANSPLKGHERTVQYLQRLGVENLGMIFEFSPWVLKICPEDGLKIFTEDLTEVETLPRDKVLNFLSEGFKELAIPYLEHIIYVWDDKGPEFHNTLIQFYLERVQGLMKQYLNSLPEGVAAVPAGKEQGELGEFRNKLLSFLDISSSYEPAQLISDFPFDGLLEERALLLGRMGKHEQALFIYVHILKDTRMAEEYCHSHYSSSVEADKDVYLSLLRMYLSPPDAHCLGPIKMEMSEPQANLQAALQVLELHHSKLNTTKAVNLLPANTQIREIRGFLESVLEEKAQRKRCNQVLKSLLQAEFLRVQEERIFHQQIKCVITEEKTCRVCKKKIGTSAFARYPNGVVVHYFCCKDRNACPTE, from the exons ATGCACGACGCGTACGAGCCGGTGCCGATTTTGGAGAAGCTCCCTCTCCAGATTGACTGTATGGCGGCCTGGG AGGACTGGCTGCTTGTTGGTACCAAGCCCGGACATCTCCTTTTGTACCGGATTAAAAAGGATCCAG CCACCAATCTCTTTGAAGTCACGCTTGAGAAATCCAACAAAAACTTTTCCAAGAAGATCCAGCAG CTCTACGTTGTCTCGCAGTACAAAATACTTGTCAGTCTTCTGG AGAACAACATCCACGTCCACGACCTGCTGACGTTCCAACAGATCACCGTTGTGTCCAAAGCCAAGGGAGCTACTCTCTTTGTATGCGATCTCCAG CAAAGCAGCTCGGGAGAAGAGACACTGAGAATGTGTGttgctgtgaagaagaagctgCAGATGTACTACTGGAAGGATAGAGAGTTCCATGAGCTGCAG GGTGAGTTTGGCGCTCCGGATATTCCAAAATCTATGGCCTGGTGCGAGAACTCCATCTGCGTCGGCTTCAAAAGAGACTATTACCTCATTCGG ATGGACGGACGGGGGACCATTAAGGAGCTCTTCCCTACCGGCAAACAGCTGGAGCCGCTGGTCACCCCGTTGGCCGACGGCAAGGTCGCCGTCGGGCAGGACCACCTCACCGTCGTGCTGAACGAGGAGGGCATTTGCACCCAGAAATGCGCCCTGAATTGGACCGATATCCCCATAGCGATGG AGCACCAGCCACCGTACATCATCGCGGTGCTGCCCCGCTATGTGGAAATCCGGACCTTGGAGCCCCGGCTGCTGGTGCAGAGCGTTGAGCTGCAGAGACCTCGTTTCATCACGTCCGCCGG ACCAGACGTTGTGTACGTGGCCAGCAACCATTTTGTGTGGCGCCTGGTGCCCGTCTCCATCGCCACGCAGATCCGGCAGCTGCTCGAGGACAAGCAGTTTGAACTGGCTCTTCAGCTGgca ATGAAAGACGACTCGGACGGCGACAAGAAACAGCAGATCCATCACATCCAAAACTTGTACGCCTTCAATCTGTTTTGCCAGAAGCGATTTGACGACTCCATGCAGGTTTTTGCCAAACTGGGCACAG ATCCCACTCATGTGATCGGCCTGTACCCCGACCTGCTGCCATCCGATTACCGCAGGCAGCTGCACTACCCCAACCCTCTGCCGGCGCTGTCCGGGGTGGAGCTGGAAAAGGCTCACCTGGCACTCATCGATTACCTCACCCAG AAACGCAGCCACCTGGTGAAACAGCTCAACGACTCGGACCCGTCCACCACTTCGCCGCTCATGGAGGGCACGCCCACCATCAAAAGCCGCAAGAAGCTGCTGCAGATCATCGACACCACGCTGCTGAAGTGCTACCTGCAC acCAACGTGGCCTTGGTTTCGCCCCTCCTGCGCTTGGAAAACAACCACTGCCACATCGAAGAGAGCGAGTACGTCCTCAAGAAGGCGCATAAATACAGCGAGCTCATCATTCTTTACGAGAAGAAAGGCCTGCACCAGAAAG CTCTGCAGGTTCTTCTGGACCAGTCCACCAAGGCCAACTCGCCTCTGAAGGGCCACGAGCGCACCGTGCAGTACCTCCAGAGGCTGG GAGTTGAAAATCTGGGCATGATCTTTGAGTTTTCCCCGTGGGTGCTGAAGATCTGTCCTGAAGATGGACTGAAG aTCTTCACGGAGGACCTGACCGAGGTGGAGACGTTGCCGCGGGACAAGGTGCTCAACTTCCTGAGTGAGGGCTTCAAGGAACTGGCCATCCCATACTTGGAACACATCATCTACGTGTGGGATGACAAGGGCCCAGAGTTTCACAACACCCTCATTCAGTTCTACCTGGAGAGGGTCCAAGGCCTGATGAAGCAGTACCTCAACTCACTGCCGGAAG GAGTCGCGGCTGTGCCAGCGGGGAAGGAGCAAGGCGAGCTAGGAGAGTTTCGAAACAAGCTGCTGTCATTTCTGGATATTTCCAGCAGTTACGAGCCGGCGCAACTCATCAGCGACTTCCCATTTGACG GTCTCCTGGAGGAACGAGCGCTGCTCCTGGGTCGCATGGGAAAGCACGAGCAGGCGCTCTTCATCTATGTGCACATCCTGAAGGACACTCGCATGGCTGAGGa aTACTGTCACAGCCATTACAGCAGCTCCGTGGAAGCCGATAAAGAC GTGTATCTGTCCCTGCTGAGGATGTACCTGTCCCCTCCGGACGCGCACTGCCTGGGGCCCATCAAGATGGAGATGTCGGAACCACAGGCCAACCTCCAGGCCGCTCTGCAGGTCCTGGAGCTGCACCACAGCAAGCTGAACACCACCAAG GCCGTCAACTTGCTGCCAGCCAACACTCAGATCCGCGAGATTCGAGGCTTCTTGGAGAGTGTGCTCGAGGAGAAGGCTCAGAGGAAACGCTGCAACCAGGTGCTCAAGAGTCTACTGCAGGCGGAGTTCCTCAGG GTGCAGGAAGAGCGCATCTTCCACCAGCAGATCAAATGCGTCATCACGGAGGAGAAGACGTGCAGAGTGTGCAAGAAGAAGATAGGAACCAG TGCGTTTGCCAGATATCCCAACGGCGTGGTGGTGCACTACTTCTGCTGCAAAGACCGCAACGCATGTCCCACCGAGTAA
- the vps39 gene encoding vam6/Vps39-like protein isoform X1, protein MHDAYEPVPILEKLPLQIDCMAAWEDWLLVGTKPGHLLLYRIKKDPATNLFEVTLEKSNKNFSKKIQQLYVVSQYKILVSLLENNIHVHDLLTFQQITVVSKAKGATLFVCDLQQSSSGEETLRMCVAVKKKLQMYYWKDREFHELQGEFGAPDIPKSMAWCENSICVGFKRDYYLIRMDGRGTIKELFPTGKQLEPLVTPLADGKVAVGQDHLTVVLNEEGICTQKCALNWTDIPIAMEHQPPYIIAVLPRYVEIRTLEPRLLVQSVELQRPRFITSAGPDVVYVASNHFVWRLVPVSIATQIRQLLEDKQFELALQLAKMKDDSDGDKKQQIHHIQNLYAFNLFCQKRFDDSMQVFAKLGTDPTHVIGLYPDLLPSDYRRQLHYPNPLPALSGVELEKAHLALIDYLTQKRSHLVKQLNDSDPSTTSPLMEGTPTIKSRKKLLQIIDTTLLKCYLHTNVALVSPLLRLENNHCHIEESEYVLKKAHKYSELIILYEKKGLHQKALQVLLDQSTKANSPLKGHERTVQYLQRLGVENLGMIFEFSPWVLKICPEDGLKIFTEDLTEVETLPRDKVLNFLSEGFKELAIPYLEHIIYVWDDKGPEFHNTLIQFYLERVQGLMKQYLNSLPEGVAAVPAGKEQGELGEFRNKLLSFLDISSSYEPAQLISDFPFDGLLEERALLLGRMGKHEQALFIYVHILKDTRMAEEYCHSHYSSSVEADKDVYLSLLRMYLSPPDAHCLGPIKMEMSEPQANLQAALQVLELHHSKLNTTKAVNLLPANTQIREIRGFLESVLEEKAQRKRCNQVLKSLLQAEFLRVQEERIFHQQIKCVITEEKTCRVCKKKIGTSAFARYPNGVVVHYFCCKDRNACPTE, encoded by the exons ATGCACGACGCGTACGAGCCGGTGCCGATTTTGGAGAAGCTCCCTCTCCAGATTGACTGTATGGCGGCCTGGG AGGACTGGCTGCTTGTTGGTACCAAGCCCGGACATCTCCTTTTGTACCGGATTAAAAAGGATCCAG CCACCAATCTCTTTGAAGTCACGCTTGAGAAATCCAACAAAAACTTTTCCAAGAAGATCCAGCAG CTCTACGTTGTCTCGCAGTACAAAATACTTGTCAGTCTTCTGG AGAACAACATCCACGTCCACGACCTGCTGACGTTCCAACAGATCACCGTTGTGTCCAAAGCCAAGGGAGCTACTCTCTTTGTATGCGATCTCCAG CAAAGCAGCTCGGGAGAAGAGACACTGAGAATGTGTGttgctgtgaagaagaagctgCAGATGTACTACTGGAAGGATAGAGAGTTCCATGAGCTGCAG GGTGAGTTTGGCGCTCCGGATATTCCAAAATCTATGGCCTGGTGCGAGAACTCCATCTGCGTCGGCTTCAAAAGAGACTATTACCTCATTCGG ATGGACGGACGGGGGACCATTAAGGAGCTCTTCCCTACCGGCAAACAGCTGGAGCCGCTGGTCACCCCGTTGGCCGACGGCAAGGTCGCCGTCGGGCAGGACCACCTCACCGTCGTGCTGAACGAGGAGGGCATTTGCACCCAGAAATGCGCCCTGAATTGGACCGATATCCCCATAGCGATGG AGCACCAGCCACCGTACATCATCGCGGTGCTGCCCCGCTATGTGGAAATCCGGACCTTGGAGCCCCGGCTGCTGGTGCAGAGCGTTGAGCTGCAGAGACCTCGTTTCATCACGTCCGCCGG ACCAGACGTTGTGTACGTGGCCAGCAACCATTTTGTGTGGCGCCTGGTGCCCGTCTCCATCGCCACGCAGATCCGGCAGCTGCTCGAGGACAAGCAGTTTGAACTGGCTCTTCAGCTGgca AAGATGAAAGACGACTCGGACGGCGACAAGAAACAGCAGATCCATCACATCCAAAACTTGTACGCCTTCAATCTGTTTTGCCAGAAGCGATTTGACGACTCCATGCAGGTTTTTGCCAAACTGGGCACAG ATCCCACTCATGTGATCGGCCTGTACCCCGACCTGCTGCCATCCGATTACCGCAGGCAGCTGCACTACCCCAACCCTCTGCCGGCGCTGTCCGGGGTGGAGCTGGAAAAGGCTCACCTGGCACTCATCGATTACCTCACCCAG AAACGCAGCCACCTGGTGAAACAGCTCAACGACTCGGACCCGTCCACCACTTCGCCGCTCATGGAGGGCACGCCCACCATCAAAAGCCGCAAGAAGCTGCTGCAGATCATCGACACCACGCTGCTGAAGTGCTACCTGCAC acCAACGTGGCCTTGGTTTCGCCCCTCCTGCGCTTGGAAAACAACCACTGCCACATCGAAGAGAGCGAGTACGTCCTCAAGAAGGCGCATAAATACAGCGAGCTCATCATTCTTTACGAGAAGAAAGGCCTGCACCAGAAAG CTCTGCAGGTTCTTCTGGACCAGTCCACCAAGGCCAACTCGCCTCTGAAGGGCCACGAGCGCACCGTGCAGTACCTCCAGAGGCTGG GAGTTGAAAATCTGGGCATGATCTTTGAGTTTTCCCCGTGGGTGCTGAAGATCTGTCCTGAAGATGGACTGAAG aTCTTCACGGAGGACCTGACCGAGGTGGAGACGTTGCCGCGGGACAAGGTGCTCAACTTCCTGAGTGAGGGCTTCAAGGAACTGGCCATCCCATACTTGGAACACATCATCTACGTGTGGGATGACAAGGGCCCAGAGTTTCACAACACCCTCATTCAGTTCTACCTGGAGAGGGTCCAAGGCCTGATGAAGCAGTACCTCAACTCACTGCCGGAAG GAGTCGCGGCTGTGCCAGCGGGGAAGGAGCAAGGCGAGCTAGGAGAGTTTCGAAACAAGCTGCTGTCATTTCTGGATATTTCCAGCAGTTACGAGCCGGCGCAACTCATCAGCGACTTCCCATTTGACG GTCTCCTGGAGGAACGAGCGCTGCTCCTGGGTCGCATGGGAAAGCACGAGCAGGCGCTCTTCATCTATGTGCACATCCTGAAGGACACTCGCATGGCTGAGGa aTACTGTCACAGCCATTACAGCAGCTCCGTGGAAGCCGATAAAGAC GTGTATCTGTCCCTGCTGAGGATGTACCTGTCCCCTCCGGACGCGCACTGCCTGGGGCCCATCAAGATGGAGATGTCGGAACCACAGGCCAACCTCCAGGCCGCTCTGCAGGTCCTGGAGCTGCACCACAGCAAGCTGAACACCACCAAG GCCGTCAACTTGCTGCCAGCCAACACTCAGATCCGCGAGATTCGAGGCTTCTTGGAGAGTGTGCTCGAGGAGAAGGCTCAGAGGAAACGCTGCAACCAGGTGCTCAAGAGTCTACTGCAGGCGGAGTTCCTCAGG GTGCAGGAAGAGCGCATCTTCCACCAGCAGATCAAATGCGTCATCACGGAGGAGAAGACGTGCAGAGTGTGCAAGAAGAAGATAGGAACCAG TGCGTTTGCCAGATATCCCAACGGCGTGGTGGTGCACTACTTCTGCTGCAAAGACCGCAACGCATGTCCCACCGAGTAA